One genomic segment of Myxococcales bacterium includes these proteins:
- a CDS encoding serine/threonine protein kinase, which translates to MYPQVFGKYVLERELARGGMARVLLATLRGAGGFEKRLVVKQIRDELALDTEFVGRFVEEAKTTVALSHPNIVPVYELGVEQGTYFLAMELVDGASLSEILDPKREGKTPLSPEQGAYVGVEICRALDYAHRRMQVVHRDITPRNVMVDEEGQIKLIDFGIAARAQVSGDGGRVFGSPGHMPPEQMEGRELGPPTDLFAVAVLLMEMWSGKPPFRRKTPEESAEAMKGPAPKPSSVDPRLAPLDDVVGRALSLNPEERPQTADDFARVLRRFLAEIDLGDVARSLGDRAREARREASLRAEAETAPSMRPREPSHVEMVTKTFAARDDMLPEAPPEPSTRRLGSERPPSSEPRVETIATRPLETPVGEFPPPGDAAPRARTSKVWIPLVALAAAAAFAVGFGSLSKLSGQGATPAATSSTSTSTPTPTPTSTPTSTPTSTSTPTPTPTSTSTSTPTPDPDPDPDPDPDPDPDLDLDLDRRCARSERCGGRRKTRGLLRSRDEGHDRRGREGELPPEPDRRDGAPRSPLRLRADGGVARRARSCGQRQARDAPRRLHRELAAHSCRAVALS; encoded by the coding sequence ATGTACCCCCAAGTCTTCGGAAAGTACGTCCTCGAACGCGAGCTGGCCCGCGGCGGCATGGCCCGCGTGCTGCTTGCCACGCTGCGAGGCGCCGGCGGCTTTGAGAAGCGCTTGGTGGTCAAACAGATCCGGGACGAGCTGGCGCTCGACACGGAGTTCGTCGGGCGCTTCGTCGAGGAAGCGAAGACGACGGTGGCCTTGAGCCACCCGAACATCGTCCCGGTCTACGAGCTCGGCGTCGAACAGGGCACGTACTTTCTCGCGATGGAGCTCGTCGACGGGGCAAGCCTCTCGGAGATCTTGGACCCCAAACGAGAAGGCAAGACGCCGCTCTCGCCGGAGCAAGGCGCGTACGTCGGCGTCGAAATCTGCCGCGCCCTCGACTACGCGCACCGGCGCATGCAGGTCGTTCACCGCGACATCACGCCGCGCAACGTGATGGTCGACGAAGAGGGGCAGATCAAGCTCATCGACTTCGGCATCGCGGCGCGCGCGCAAGTCAGCGGCGATGGCGGCCGCGTCTTCGGCTCGCCGGGCCACATGCCGCCGGAGCAGATGGAGGGGCGCGAGCTCGGGCCCCCGACCGATCTGTTCGCCGTGGCGGTCCTCTTGATGGAGATGTGGAGCGGCAAGCCGCCTTTCCGCCGCAAGACGCCGGAGGAATCGGCGGAGGCCATGAAAGGGCCGGCCCCCAAGCCGAGCAGCGTCGACCCGCGACTCGCGCCGCTCGACGACGTGGTGGGTCGAGCGCTCTCGCTGAACCCCGAAGAGCGGCCCCAAACGGCCGACGACTTTGCGCGCGTGCTTCGTCGCTTCCTCGCGGAGATCGATCTCGGCGACGTCGCTCGGAGCCTAGGCGACCGTGCCCGGGAGGCGCGACGCGAGGCCTCCCTTCGCGCGGAGGCCGAGACGGCACCGTCGATGCGACCGCGAGAGCCGAGCCACGTCGAGATGGTGACCAAGACCTTCGCGGCGCGCGACGACATGCTGCCGGAGGCGCCTCCCGAGCCGAGCACACGGAGACTTGGCTCCGAGCGGCCGCCTTCGTCGGAGCCGCGCGTGGAGACGATCGCCACGAGGCCCCTTGAGACGCCCGTTGGGGAGTTTCCACCACCGGGCGACGCGGCGCCGCGTGCGCGAACAAGCAAGGTGTGGATTCCCCTCGTGGCGCTCGCAGCGGCGGCGGCGTTCGCGGTGGGCTTTGGCTCGCTCTCGAAGCTCAGCGGGCAAGGCGCGACGCCGGCGGCGACGTCATCGACCTCGACCTCGACCCCGACCCCGACCCCGACCTCGACCCCGACCTCGACCCCGACCTCGACCTCGACCCCGACCCCGACCCCGACCTCGACCTCGACCTCGACCCCGACCCCCGACCCCGACCCCGACCCCGACCCCGACCCCGACCCCGACCCCGACCTCGACCTCGACCTCGACCGTCGCTGCGCCCGCTCCGAGCGTTGCGGTGGGCGAAGGAAGACTCGCGGTCTTCTGCGATCCCGAGACGAAGGTCACGATCGACGGGGCCGCGAAGGGGAGTTGCCCCCTGAACCTGACCGTCGAGACGGGGCCCCACGAAGTCCGCTTCGTCTTCGTGCCGACGGGGGAGTCGCGCGGCGAGCGCGTTCATGTGGCCAAAGACAAGCGCGTGACGCTCCGCGCCGACTTCACCGGGAGCTCGCCGCTCATTCGTGTCGAGCGGTAGCGCTTAGCTAG
- a CDS encoding DUF1501 domain-containing protein, protein MIGRRALIAGALASPLAAAMAQAAPGRASSTEYFVLIHAQGGWDVTLFADPRFEAVGAMMPATTANQDVRGLRLWADGSAAGVDKSFRPVIPKGRDVAFGPGIGDLLDIFDRVTILNGVAMSTVAHPDGAAFAISGRHLVGGRPVASSLDAVLADAFGPTQMLPVVSVAFPSSFVGQRLGPHAIPIETANIDGLGAALTRSDHTTNADDRADVARLLEAEATRTARLSTYPQRSVAMSAQFGALARLSREGVGGLFGNAALRKAYPSLPWTGRAGPATQSAAFAIEAVRRDIARVVAFSLGGFDTHASNYRQHGAALQDLFQLVTAMVRVFDDVAHPTVSGHKLADHVHVLVFSEFCRTPQLNLNGGRDHYPNNSMVLLSPRFRGGLVAGRTDPGELLPIATRRFALGERAVTPPDVLATFLHAVGVDPAPHVRDGELMRELLRS, encoded by the coding sequence ATGATCGGACGACGCGCATTGATCGCTGGCGCCTTGGCGTCACCGCTCGCGGCCGCGATGGCGCAAGCGGCGCCGGGGCGCGCCTCTTCGACGGAGTATTTCGTCCTGATCCACGCCCAGGGTGGCTGGGACGTCACGCTCTTTGCGGATCCACGCTTCGAAGCCGTCGGCGCGATGATGCCCGCGACGACCGCGAACCAAGACGTCCGCGGCCTGCGCCTTTGGGCCGATGGCTCCGCGGCGGGCGTCGACAAGAGCTTTCGTCCCGTCATCCCGAAGGGGCGCGACGTCGCCTTCGGGCCAGGCATCGGGGACCTCCTGGACATCTTCGATCGCGTCACGATTCTGAACGGCGTCGCCATGAGCACCGTCGCCCATCCCGACGGTGCAGCCTTCGCGATCAGCGGGCGCCACCTCGTGGGGGGCCGCCCTGTGGCGTCGAGCCTCGACGCCGTGCTCGCCGACGCCTTCGGACCGACGCAGATGTTGCCGGTCGTGTCGGTGGCGTTCCCGTCGTCATTTGTTGGCCAACGCCTCGGGCCCCACGCGATTCCCATCGAGACGGCGAACATCGACGGACTCGGCGCGGCGCTGACGCGCTCCGACCACACCACCAACGCGGACGACCGCGCCGACGTCGCGAGGCTCTTGGAGGCGGAAGCCACGCGGACGGCTCGGCTCTCCACGTACCCGCAGCGAAGTGTCGCCATGTCGGCGCAGTTCGGGGCGCTCGCTCGCCTCTCGCGCGAGGGCGTCGGCGGTCTCTTTGGCAACGCGGCGCTCCGGAAGGCTTATCCGAGTCTTCCCTGGACTGGACGCGCCGGGCCGGCGACGCAGAGCGCCGCCTTCGCGATCGAGGCCGTGCGCCGCGACATCGCGCGAGTGGTCGCGTTCTCCTTGGGCGGCTTCGACACGCACGCGTCGAACTACCGGCAACACGGGGCCGCGCTTCAGGATCTCTTCCAGCTCGTGACGGCGATGGTTCGCGTGTTTGACGACGTGGCCCATCCGACCGTTAGCGGGCACAAACTCGCCGACCACGTGCACGTGCTCGTGTTCAGCGAGTTCTGTCGCACGCCGCAGCTCAACCTCAACGGTGGACGGGATCACTACCCGAACAACTCCATGGTACTGCTCTCGCCGCGCTTCCGCGGCGGACTCGTGGCCGGGCGCACCGACCCGGGGGAGCTCTTGCCGATCGCGACGCGCCGCTTCGCGCTGGGGGAGCGCGCCGTGACGCCGCCCGATGTCTTGGCGACGTTCCTCCACGCGGTCGGCGTCGATCCGGCGCCCCACGTGCGCGATGGTGAGCTCATGCGTGAGCTCCTTCGCAGTTGA
- a CDS encoding ABC-F family ATP-binding cassette domain-containing protein, whose translation MIRLDAVSRQHAHQILFLDASFALFRGEKVGLVGPNGCGKSTIFRLIVKEEDPDAGQVIIDRGTTIGYFSQDAAEMEGKNVVGATLDGAGAVSEVGARLRDLEAQLADPAYADQMERVIEEFGEAQARFEELGGYALDARAREILAGLGFSQEMMDGSVEALSGGWRMRVALARILLMKPDVMLLDEPTNHLDIESILWLEQFLKGYDGALIMTAHDREFMNRVVNKIVEINGGELSVFTGDYEFYVKQRAVLDAQAESEFARQQAMLAKEEAFIARFKARASHAAQVQSRVKKLDKIERLEPPKRRRKLRFDFPEVTRSGEDVARLEGVKKRYGSKVIYDGFDLLLRRQERWCVMGVNGAGKSTLLKLIAGSVTPDDGRVVVGGSVKLGYFAQHAMELLDKDSTVWEQLISRHPKASIGSLRTLAGVFGFSGDDIEKPCRILSGGEKARLVLAQMLFDPPNFLVLDEPTNHLDMDTKDVLLEALSNYQGTMLFVSHDRHFLRALSNRVLELSDDGIHQYGGGYSEYVAQTGYEAPGVRS comes from the coding sequence ATGATTCGCCTCGACGCCGTATCGCGCCAGCACGCCCACCAGATCCTCTTCCTCGACGCCTCTTTCGCCTTGTTTCGCGGCGAAAAGGTCGGTCTGGTGGGGCCCAACGGTTGCGGCAAATCGACGATCTTTCGCCTCATTGTGAAGGAGGAAGATCCCGACGCCGGCCAGGTCATCATCGATCGCGGCACAACCATCGGCTACTTCAGCCAGGACGCGGCCGAGATGGAGGGCAAGAACGTCGTCGGCGCCACGCTCGACGGTGCCGGCGCCGTCTCCGAGGTTGGCGCGCGCCTCCGCGACCTCGAGGCGCAGCTCGCCGACCCGGCCTACGCCGATCAAATGGAGCGCGTCATCGAGGAGTTCGGTGAGGCGCAGGCGCGCTTCGAAGAGCTCGGCGGCTACGCCCTCGATGCGAGGGCTCGCGAGATCTTGGCGGGCCTCGGCTTCTCGCAGGAGATGATGGACGGCAGCGTCGAAGCGCTCTCCGGCGGTTGGCGCATGCGCGTAGCGCTCGCGCGCATCCTCCTCATGAAGCCCGACGTCATGCTCCTCGACGAGCCCACGAACCACTTGGACATCGAGTCCATCCTTTGGCTCGAGCAGTTCTTGAAGGGCTACGACGGCGCGCTCATCATGACGGCCCACGATCGCGAGTTCATGAACCGCGTCGTGAACAAGATCGTCGAGATCAACGGCGGCGAGCTCTCGGTCTTCACCGGCGACTACGAGTTCTACGTGAAGCAGCGCGCGGTCCTCGACGCGCAAGCCGAGAGCGAGTTCGCGCGGCAACAGGCCATGCTCGCCAAGGAAGAAGCGTTCATCGCGCGCTTCAAGGCCCGCGCGAGCCACGCGGCGCAGGTGCAGTCCCGCGTGAAGAAGCTCGACAAGATCGAGCGCCTCGAGCCGCCGAAACGTCGCCGCAAGTTGCGCTTTGATTTTCCCGAGGTCACGCGCTCCGGCGAAGACGTCGCCCGCCTCGAGGGCGTCAAGAAGCGTTACGGGAGCAAGGTCATCTACGACGGCTTCGATCTCCTGCTCCGAAGGCAAGAGCGCTGGTGCGTCATGGGCGTCAACGGCGCAGGCAAGTCGACGCTCCTCAAGCTCATCGCCGGCAGCGTCACGCCTGACGACGGCCGGGTCGTCGTCGGCGGCAGCGTGAAGCTGGGCTACTTCGCGCAGCACGCGATGGAGCTCTTGGACAAAGACTCGACGGTCTGGGAGCAGCTCATTTCGCGCCACCCGAAGGCCTCGATCGGCTCGCTTCGCACCCTCGCTGGCGTCTTTGGGTTCTCCGGCGACGACATCGAGAAGCCCTGCCGCATCCTCTCCGGTGGCGAGAAGGCGCGGCTGGTCCTTGCGCAGATGCTCTTCGACCCGCCCAACTTCCTCGTCCTCGACGAGCCCACGAACCATCTCGACATGGACACGAAAGACGTCCTGCTCGAAGCGCTCTCGAACTATCAAGGGACGATGCTCTTCGTCTCCCACGACCGTCACTTCCTGAGGGCCCTGTCGAACCGCGTGCTCGAGCTCAGCGACGACGGCATTCATCAATACGGCGGCGGCTACTCGGAGTACGTGGCCCAGACCGGCTACGAAGCTCCCGGGGTGCGCTCGTGA
- a CDS encoding DUF1585 domain-containing protein: protein MRPTFPQNFADRIGRPTAAVFGALLALVAPRPALAEGPQKDRTLEEYRTYRALFIDLVGRMPLQADLERFERSDFDMGQFVEETLRGPGYVERMTRMTMDALRLEANPLQLYTPAPATLFAETVRQPDGKLTRVFYRKGQRRLRAATDAEFCLTPGESGVDKSKPPADVATLPRVPQAALDGATVLVKPWWLYRDYRTPQPSERLGKAWSPARGFYPVKELTVEPDGETELVSVRVCREEAQSNGEGKLWVSERYGKKPLPPRAPERTTPPPYDDAWAGANRGQPIACSTQLALRASVDCGCGVGLERCLPQFIDYSPMFKVPARDPVGLEGAYPPGPNKLTNYQIWWWHNEALKLLDYVYGQDRDVRELVTGRYTFVNGPLAQFYRYVEPAACCEGERPLGMPFESTPLVLPDAIPDLMPHEAAPWVFVKDRGPRAAGLLTTPAFLQKFTSRRARAAAIHTGLLCKNFIADTSNAAPSKDPDLMTRPGCASCHTTLEPLAAYFTRIKEGSSTFLSLPAENPTCKVVGGRMSPACTTFYDPSFSNGDRGLLRGAYASRDHTEAGPVALGAELAASPDYVGCALDRVASSLLGRPLDADDGELRARLLARFAESGYRMRPLVRAIVLDAAYARAQLGASRPSATGSTFVHPPMGDAGP from the coding sequence ATGCGGCCCACGTTTCCGCAGAACTTTGCCGATCGCATCGGCCGCCCGACGGCGGCGGTGTTCGGGGCTCTCCTTGCCCTCGTGGCGCCGCGTCCTGCCCTTGCCGAGGGACCCCAAAAGGACCGCACGCTCGAGGAGTACCGCACCTATCGCGCCCTCTTCATCGACCTCGTAGGTCGAATGCCACTGCAAGCGGACCTCGAGCGCTTCGAACGGAGCGACTTCGACATGGGACAATTCGTCGAGGAGACGCTGCGAGGGCCCGGCTACGTGGAGCGCATGACGCGCATGACGATGGACGCCCTGCGCCTCGAAGCCAATCCGCTTCAGCTCTACACGCCCGCGCCGGCGACGCTCTTCGCGGAGACCGTTCGGCAGCCCGACGGCAAGCTTACCCGGGTCTTCTATCGCAAGGGCCAGCGGCGACTGCGCGCTGCGACGGACGCGGAGTTTTGCCTCACGCCCGGTGAATCGGGTGTGGACAAGAGCAAGCCGCCGGCCGACGTGGCGACGCTCCCACGTGTGCCTCAGGCGGCGCTCGACGGGGCGACGGTGCTCGTCAAGCCGTGGTGGCTCTACCGCGACTACCGGACGCCGCAGCCTTCCGAGCGGCTCGGCAAGGCATGGTCGCCGGCGCGCGGGTTCTATCCCGTGAAAGAGCTCACCGTCGAACCCGACGGAGAGACCGAGCTGGTGAGCGTGAGGGTTTGCCGAGAGGAGGCGCAGAGCAACGGGGAGGGGAAGCTTTGGGTCTCGGAGCGCTACGGCAAGAAGCCTCTGCCGCCGCGGGCGCCCGAGCGCACAACACCGCCGCCCTACGACGACGCGTGGGCAGGGGCGAATCGAGGCCAACCGATCGCGTGTTCGACGCAGCTCGCCCTCCGCGCCAGCGTTGACTGCGGTTGTGGCGTGGGCCTCGAGCGATGCCTCCCGCAGTTCATCGACTATTCGCCGATGTTCAAGGTGCCGGCTCGCGATCCTGTGGGGCTTGAAGGCGCGTATCCGCCGGGACCCAACAAGCTGACGAACTACCAAATATGGTGGTGGCACAACGAGGCGCTGAAGCTGCTCGACTACGTCTACGGGCAAGATCGCGACGTCCGGGAGCTTGTGACGGGCCGCTACACCTTCGTCAACGGACCTCTCGCTCAGTTCTATCGCTACGTCGAGCCGGCGGCCTGTTGCGAGGGAGAGCGTCCTCTTGGGATGCCGTTCGAATCGACGCCGCTCGTCTTGCCCGACGCTATCCCTGACTTGATGCCCCATGAGGCGGCTCCTTGGGTGTTCGTGAAGGACCGCGGACCGCGCGCCGCTGGCCTCCTCACGACGCCGGCGTTCCTCCAGAAGTTCACGTCGCGCCGAGCGCGCGCCGCGGCGATCCATACGGGCCTGCTCTGCAAGAACTTCATCGCGGACACGTCGAACGCCGCGCCGAGCAAGGACCCTGACCTCATGACGCGGCCCGGTTGCGCGAGCTGCCACACGACCCTCGAGCCGCTCGCGGCCTACTTCACGCGCATCAAGGAGGGCTCGTCGACCTTCCTCTCCCTTCCTGCCGAGAACCCGACGTGCAAGGTCGTCGGCGGTCGCATGTCGCCGGCCTGCACGACGTTTTACGACCCGTCGTTTTCGAACGGCGACCGCGGCCTCCTCCGCGGCGCATACGCCTCTCGCGACCACACGGAAGCGGGGCCCGTGGCGCTTGGCGCCGAGCTCGCCGCCTCGCCCGACTACGTAGGCTGCGCGCTCGACAGGGTCGCGTCGTCGCTCCTCGGTCGGCCGCTTGACGCTGACGACGGCGAGCTGCGCGCGCGGCTCCTCGCTCGCTTCGCCGAGAGCGGCTACCGCATGCGTCCCCTTGTGCGAGCCATCGTCCTCGACGCCGCGTACGCGCGCGCGCAGCTCGGCGCATCGCGACCCTCGGCGACGGGGAGTACCTTTGTTCATCCGCCGATGGGAGACGCGGGCCCATGA